GGTTCTGCTACCGTTCTTCCTCAGCCACCGTTTTCCACTAAACGAAAACGATCTCTTCATCGAAACAGGCCCTTTCGCCAGGGAACGACCATAGGAAGAACTCTTTATTAGCCTACTAATGCTGGAACTCCTACAACCTCTTCTCCCAACCCTGCCAAAGTCTTGCTTCTCAACTAGTTCCACTAATTTAGTACCCGAACACCCTTCACCTTTCTTACACGAATCGTTATCCAGCACAAGCGAGTGATCCATCGAGACAACCCTCCTCACCTGCTGCAATTCTCGTTCCGACCTCACCCAATGATCGGTCAAATCACTAAGTACCCTGAAATTCCCATTTCTCAGTAACTTGCCGGCCAGCGTGTCGTCCTGCACCGGCATTGCTCGCCTGTTTTCATCAGCCATACCCCTCGTCGTTTCGTCTGGAGTTTCCTCTGCATTCTCAGCCTCATTCGAATTAGTATTGCTCGTTTCTGACGAACCTGTCGGCAGATTAGCATTTACATTTGTGCTGATCAGAATGGGGGCCCGACAGACGGGGCAATTCTTGTGTGATCTCAACCAGGTATCTATACACAATACGTGAAAAGCGTGGCTGCATTTCGGCAGGAGCCTGAggctttcattttcttgaaactcaTTCAGGCAGATAGAACAGTCACAGCCCTCTATCAAGCCGTCGCCTTTCTTGTACTTGAACACTGAAATCGAGTCAATTGCCGATTGAGGGAGTCCGACAGTGCGAATGTACCTGTTTTTACagatactatatattaaataattattttctctaacCAATTATTAAACGTACGGATAACATATAGcagttttatttatacttttaaggtttaattacacttaaaacCCTTCcaatatatgaaattacactttcacCTAAAAAAAGTTTTAGAATTACACTCATATCCTCTTCAAGAAAAGTAAGatttaaaggaaaaatgctgacgtaacaaaaaaattatataaactttttattcttcccttatttaacatatatatttttgtatttataagaatatataatatatatatatatatatatagaaagtgaagttaatattattatatacaaaattattagatagAAATGTCAAATGAAGTGTATACTTATGGAagttttttttgctaatattattatttagacCCAGAGCATAAGGAAAGCCGATCAGAAGTAAATTgtgaattttagaaaaagttatataaagtataattttagattttctttGAGTGGTGTGAAATTTCGTATTTTTGGAGTCAGtctaattgtaattaatcctaCTTTCATCCAAAATAATAACTGATCAGTACCATATGGGGTGATCGACGAGGGGCGCCTGGTGCTCGTCGATGAAATCTTCCGTCAAGTTGCCATTTCCGGCAGAGTTTCCCCGCCTGGAATTTCGGAATTTGCGGACGGTGAGGTAGGATAGAAACAGGAACACGGCGGCGAGGACGCAGAGCATGAGGATGAAGATCGTCGAGATTTGGTGGGTCTTGGGGGGGAAAGGCGGAGGCTGCGGTGGCGGAGGCTGGAGATAGCAATCGTCAGGGCAGACATAACACATGTAACAGGACGGAGCATAGCTCTTATCAGCTTCAGCAGGCAGAAGCTTTCTGTGGTGAAGAGCCATTCAAGAACAGAGACGGATCAATCAAACAAAGAGGGATTCAAAtcatgattttctttcttatttttttctttccaggGATTCTGATCAAATTCAGAGAGAAAGATGGAGGTGCAAGAACAACTATGGAATGAGATAAAGTGATCAAAGGTTgggatttcattttcatcagtGCAGGGGTGGTTTCAGCTTTTTTGTCTTGCTGTGGAGAAAGTCAATGCGAATTGTTTATCATAATTGCAGGGTTGCGTAGTGGTGGGGGCATTCACCACCCATATTTTAAATCCAGGCCACAACTGGGCTTGTTTTGGTCTTCAAgatcattcaaaaataaattacatcaaacaccCCACAAATTTAGATGTTTAGTAATGTTAAATCactcaaattatttgaaatatctaCTATCAACTTTAGACATGTAACGAGTCCTCTTAGGGACAGCCTAATAGTTTTGGAGTCTGGCGTTGATATAGGAGATTTTGTGTCGAACTTGAGAGTGTGTGTGAATCTgataaaaaacaagaatattatatttatacgcTACAACTTATGATCTGTTAGATAAATCACTCttgttttcatatttatataattacataaatcacCCGTAACAACTAAAAAGCAAGGGTAGTTTATAGctgtttatacaaatcattctctttatatatgtatataattacagATATCATCCATGACAGCTAAAACATAGGGTAAGTTTGTACAAtcatattgataattttaggagatatatttgcaatttttcaaaaagtagagatgatttgtgtaaataagtTGATGTTACTAATtaatgtatatgtaattatccaaTTGTGGTAGTTTATGTAAATAGAATATAGATcaggatataaatataattattcaaaaaactTTAGATGTGTAAGGAggataaaatagtttaaaataaaaatgatttagaaaaaaaaaaaaaaaaaaaaaaaagttggaagNNNNNNNNNNNNNNNNNNNNNaaaaaaattaaaaaaaaaaaaaaaaaaaaaaaagcagtgGGAAGTCCAGTCCCCAAACTCTCTAACTTCCACTCAAaagagtgtgtgtgttttgagTTATAGAAACAGAAAAAGTGCTCCAAAACACccccaaaaatacatttttaagaTTAGAGAGTAGTTTAATTAGGGTCTTCCAAACACTTTCCACATTGCTAcgttgtttctttctttatttgtcTTCTAATGCATGCAAAGGATAGTATGTCTTAAGGCTCATCTAAAGCCATTGTCCACTACGTACCACGATCCTTTATTTTATGGTacaacaacaaacaaattgGTCCAAATTGTATAGTTCAAAGTCAACACGTCACATGGAGTACATTATTTCTATACATTTCGTGCAAATTTTCAATCCttacttataattaatctACAACACTATCACACCATTAGGATCTTTGATCCACATttagcataaaaaaatatatatatgactgtTTAGtgtttattatagttaattattatggtcGAAACCAAGATTGATAGTTAATACATTAAGccccatatttttatttatgttgttttatatcatgttattttctaaattttttcgagttataatatttaagtaatttatagAGATATTTAAActtactataataaaaaaaattaaatttaaaagccCCTAACTTATAAATTGACACATTCTAAATCATGTATACCTAAAAGCAACGTGCAAGCAACAAGAACTTAATtcttatgaaaataaacaaaaattagaggTCGAcgaataataaaaagaagaaaaataatccaTATTGAGGAAACCTAAATATTTTAGCAATTAAATCAACACCTAACTTTGTAGTATGgtcaaactaaattaagtattaagaaaatgaaagataactaatacaataattataccATCATCCcgtttatttatatttttgcgttcacatctaaaataattttcagagAGAATTACACTTTAGTCCTTAAATAATATCAGTTATTCGATTTCAGTCTCTAAACAATTACTACTTACAATTTTGATATCTGAGTATGCACTTTTCGgtcatttttgttaattgaCCATTAAATTGAAcgaaaaaaagttatattgcATGCATGTGGGGCTGGGCACGAggcatgaaaaaaatttattttcgtctTATTTAACGATCAATCACTGAAAGAAATATGACTTTtcattatgattaattatcatgattgaAAGTAAAGAATCATGACGAATACTAATTAACCACGATTATGCAGTGGctatttgacaaaaaaatttgctactactagcaaatattttgaccaaaaataaaatcatagtgAATGTTGATTAACTATaatcaaaacttaaattttctcATCGGTTTTGTTTGACCTTCAtagatagtattaatttactatgatttttaagtcataataatttataatgtagggAATAgtgaattaaagaaaaatgatcgaaattgtaaaaaaaaatgttttagggaccaaaagtgtaaaaagTGATTGTTTAGGAACTAAAATTGAAGAAGTGGTATTATTTAGGAAGCAAAAGTGTATTTATCCcataatttctattaaaatcAGTGATAGTAataaatgttttattaattaaagactaaaaggaattaattattgtgagcgaagaaaattaaaaggtaTCACCAACTAGGCTTGAGTGCAAGATGACCTAACACATGATGTACCTACATCTATTATGCCCATGCATATCCCTaacacaatatttaatttaaatgaatttggactttttaaaataaatatgactttttcagatatttttgttttaaaaaaaaaaagaattataattttgttcgATAAGTATAAAGGGTgctattttttgtcctattcAAATTCATTTGTGTAATTAAGCCCTATAACAaggttatttgttttttcacattgaaaataaaaatgatcaaaatttatcaattttatcaaaagaaCACCATGCGATCTCCATCCGACGCAAATAAATTAGGGTTATGGCCAAAATGTTGATGTGGATTTGGAAGAATAGCTTTATCATTCATATACCagaaaggggaaaaaagaaaaaagagtaagGGGAAACAAATTGTGACTTTGTTATATCCTGGAAATATGAAGGTATCTACAAGTGAGCCGAGGGGCTTAAAAGGTCTCAGGATTTTCGCGAGCAGAGATGTTATCAATGAGGATTTGCAAGACTGACACGTGTTAGAGCCAGGCTGGAGGGAATTCCGGTGATAACTCTCCAACGATCCTATGTGTTAGAGCCAGGCTGGAGGGAATTTCGGCGATAACTCTCCAACGATCCTATGTGTTAGAGCCAGGCTGGAGGGAATTCCGGCGATAACTCTCCAACGATCAAGTCAATAGGAAACACAAGAGTATTTTGTGAATAATTGAGTAAGATAGAATATCCGGTCCTGGTACTGGAGATGGAGAgtcatatttatatgtaaaggTGGATTTGTACAATGTTACATGACCCTTTTTGGATCATATTTTGATCCAACAGGGGTAGGCTGTACAAACCCAATGGATAAGGATGGAGGTGGTCCAGGGGCCCACTATTGTGCAGACAGAGTAGTGTGGGTGGCTCTAGTAGTGCTTTTTAACATTCTGTCTTTTGTGTCCAAAGATCTCTAATGACCTTTAGATACTTTTCGTACCATAGGTCCTCCAAGGTTGTATCTTTAGTTGTGCATACCTTTAGTGATGTCGTTTATTTTGATCTTTGAAAGTCTCTTTCCCAGTCGTAAAGGCCTCGCTAGAGGATATAGGAAATATCCCCACATCAGAATTCCCCCCACTTATCGAGTGTGTTCATATTAAAGTTGGGTAAGTGGAATTAGGAGATAACTTCTATGCcctttcatcaattaaatcTAAGTATAGGGGAGAAAGGTTTTTTCTATCTGAACAGCAAGAGAGGGTTGAAGTTAGTGAGTAATAATAAGAAGTTATATACAGATTGGAAAAgtagttttttctttgttcGTCCTCCCCCTGATAAACCTTGGGCTAGCCCAAGCAAATGGCATTTAACCAAGCCTTCTCTGGACCCTCTGGGGCCTGTCTTTTTGGGTGGTACCTTCATTAGAGAAAGGATCATCAAATATGAATATGACTATAAGGTTATTACGACCGAACAAGTTTTTCTGTTGTTGGCTTGTCTCCAGCCTCCTTCGGTCTGGATGCTTTATACCTTAGTATATTTTCTCTCCTGTTTTCCTAGTAGGGGATTTGGATTTGATATTTTGCTTACTGATATTTGATTTGCTTGTTTCAGCAAACATAGTGATGGATTCCCGTAGCCTGTGGATGGGTGCTCGTCATCACTTGcaaatttcttcttctcagGGTACTTCTTCATCTCGCCCTATTCTCGTTGCCCCCATTGTTGCGAGGGTACGCTCTTTCTCGAGGGTATTTCCCAAGGTCTAAATAATTCTGATGAGGTCATATTGTCTGATTCCTTTTCCACACCTCCGGACACCTCTTCTATTGTTTTTTTGGGCCCTATTGAAGCTGCTCCTGAAGGTGGGATGGGAAGTTCTCCCATTGTTGGTGGCTCCAGTAAACACAAGAGGAAGTTAATAGACGCAGACGACTCTGACGATGAGGGTGATGGTGATGACCTTCCTCTCAACTCTTTGGTCGCTAAAGGGATTTCTATTTTTGATCCAAAAACATCTTCCCCTGCTAAGATTAGCAAGACCTCCAAGGCTAGCCCAAGCAAGGGGAAGGCTAAGATCTCTGCCCATTTGGAGCCACAAGTTATAGCTGAGTTGGAAGAGAGTTTCTTTTCAGTTCCTATTGAGAAATATGCGtctatgaagaaaaaaatatcggTGATGGAAAGCTTTCTTGGAGAAATGAGGAAAACTTCGTTGGTCACCCGAGATTTTCACCCGGAGCCCAAAAATTCTGCCATTGTCCTCCGTCCAGACTAGGATGTGCGTGAAAACTCCTCTAGTTCGAGTTGTTGGTCCAAGCCCTGATCCCTCTACTCCAATTGCTGCAAATTTGGAACTTGTTCTTAAGGAGGTTGGTGTTGCTAATAAGTCTGCTGGGCGGATGTGCCTTGGGAGTTTGAACATTTGGTTTGTATTTGGATGCTTTGGATTCTGTTAGATGTTTCCTTGGCACTTTGGTGCTGCTTAGATATTATGGATTTCCTTCATAGTTGTCCTCTTTTGATGGTTTGATATATAACTGCATGTGGTGGACAAATGATTATTCTATATAACTTGCATTTGGTAAGTAGAGCCACCTGGTTATTTTTCTAGCTCCATGATTTGCATGCTCTTAGCACCATTCCAACTAGTTGGATGGCAGGGTGTCTTTGCCTATACTTCGAAAATAAAGGTCTTTCCTGGACGTATGCATTTGTGGCTTTTAGGAATAAAAGTGTTTATTTAGATCTAAGCCTTTTCAGACTTAGAAATAAAAGTGTATTCAAACTTAAACCTTTTCAAACTTAGAAATAATTGTCCTCTTTAGACATAAGCCTTTCTAGACTTAGAAATGGAGGTCTCTATTCAAATCTAAGCCCTTTCAGACTTAACAATATTGGTGTTTACTCAGACGTAATCCTTTTCAGACTTAATTCAGACTatcttgattatttttttaaaaaaaataaaaagatcaatTACATCTAACAATACATCATCAACATATTCAAAATCCTATCGAGTATATcgataatttcataataaatgaaGCAAATAAGATATAAACTTACACTACGATATAAATTGACCGTCGCACACATACGTACGACACGAATTAGAAATCTTCCAACAAGTGAAGAGTTTTGagcttcaattttattgataaggtataaaaaattattaaaaaagaaaaaggataatCATATTTACGCCCCCTTGACATGTGGTCTAGTTATATTACTCACCTCtat
Above is a genomic segment from Sesamum indicum cultivar Zhongzhi No. 13 linkage group LG13, S_indicum_v1.0, whole genome shotgun sequence containing:
- the LOC105176428 gene encoding E3 ubiquitin-protein ligase RING1-like isoform X2, which gives rise to MALHHRKLLPAEADKSYAPSCYMCYVCPDDCYLQPPPPQPPPFPPKTHQISTIFILMLCVLAAVFLFLSYLTVRKFRNSRRGNSAGNGNLTEDFIDEHQAPLVDHPIWYIRTVGLPQSAIDSISVFKYKKGDGLIEGCDCSICLNEFQENESLRLLPKCSHAFHVLCIDTWLRSHKNCPVCRAPILISTNVNANLPTGSSETSNTNSNEAENAEETPDETTRGMADENRRAMPVQDDTLAGKLLRNGNFRVLSDLTDHWVRSERELQQVRRVVSMDHSLVLDNDSCKKGEGCSGTKLVELVEKQDFGRVGRRGCRSSSISRLIKSSSYGRSLAKGPVSMKRSFSFSGKRWLRKNGSRTEDSVPIPEISIQSIS
- the LOC105176428 gene encoding E3 ubiquitin-protein ligase RING1-like isoform X1 produces the protein MALHHRKLLPAEADKSYAPSCYMCYVCPDDCYLQPPPPQPPPFPPKTHQISTIFILMLCVLAAVFLFLSYLTVRKFRNSRRGNSAGNGNLTEDFIDEHQAPLVDHPICICKNRYIRTVGLPQSAIDSISVFKYKKGDGLIEGCDCSICLNEFQENESLRLLPKCSHAFHVLCIDTWLRSHKNCPVCRAPILISTNVNANLPTGSSETSNTNSNEAENAEETPDETTRGMADENRRAMPVQDDTLAGKLLRNGNFRVLSDLTDHWVRSERELQQVRRVVSMDHSLVLDNDSCKKGEGCSGTKLVELVEKQDFGRVGRRGCRSSSISRLIKSSSYGRSLAKGPVSMKRSFSFSGKRWLRKNGSRTEDSVPIPEISIQSIS
- the LOC105176429 gene encoding uncharacterized protein LOC105176429, with translation MDSRSLWMGARHHLQISSSQAAPEGGMGSSPIVGGSSKHKRKLIDADDSDDEGDGDDLPLNSLVAKGISIFDPKTSSPAKISKTSKASPSKGKAKISAHLEPQVIAELEESFFSVPIEKYASMKKKISVMESFLGEMRKTSLVTRDFHPEPKNSAIVLRPD